A part of Cannabis sativa cultivar Pink pepper isolate KNU-18-1 chromosome 6, ASM2916894v1, whole genome shotgun sequence genomic DNA contains:
- the LOC115724888 gene encoding WPP domain-interacting protein 2 — MDSETEFSVEKDHDHHHNSNDNEVRNNGNGSCADQTQNLVKTGETNPSGLESKSPPSTRIGVGLKKWKRIRRRDGVKDSPSSPTVDSSKMLKRLLTENDHSSKHQQNVNSSKHQHEMKASSEGSVGSVNVLKNSGAGAVDGFAFRSLDLDSRNAVGSCFVAGTDSENSEDRSSKSSTAASAPKAKFDQPAVLGQGREKNKVKGGMSGKTSGNSSQRIPQVGKAKIEISKKARGERVRFEKENSHSSIESDSRSSNFFFTQGSNVSSNGKQIGRSVSYDGENSEDAHANEQRFGEDVQTSFSKKNVGEVEDLQDDSVAENSWRAKDGKSGNNMFSTGRDPLVQSMLSLQSVQEALEKEVQKLAEIRKEPILAASSMEGGSDFASTGIQEPYLSSQLTSEKPTQLDVDSLQAKVLSLEQNVKILESKLDESKNLLVSKEIKVAELKATINSTEFLKDESGSTTDLQEKRHRQIEEEMEGMFKQRIEAEIEFLTISMATQNLKVVAEKQTTLFEEQKSIAEEQAQMLNKLGNAEIKAAKLEKQAHELENHCGDILEIEEVSVTRRKVYKVTWCVCTQLILLVLVLWQFVLELAPPPEAVVPT; from the exons ATGGATTCAGAAACTGAATTTTCTGTTGAGAAAGATCATGATCATCATCATAATAGTAATGATAATGAGGTTAGGAATAATGGGAATGGGTCTTGTGCTGACCAGACCCAAAATTTGGTTAAGACTGGAGAAACAAACCCATCAGGATTGGAATCCAAATCCCCTCCTTCAACCCGAATAGGCGTTGGATTGAAGAAATGGAAGAGAATTAGGAGGAGAGATGGGGTGAAGGATAGTCCTTCTTCCCCTACAGTTGATTCAAGTAAAATGTTGAAGAGGTTATTGACTGAGAATGACCACTCAAGTAAACATCAGCAGAATGTCAACTCAAGTAAACATCAGCACGAGATGAAGGCGAGTAGTGAAGGTTCTGTTGGATCTGTAAATGTGTTAAAGAATTCTGGGGCTGGGGCTGTTGATGGATTTGCGTTTCGTAGCTTGGATTTGGATTCTAGGAATGCGGTTGGGTCTTGTTTTGTAGCTGGTACGGATTCGGAGAATAGTGAAGATCGTAGTAGCAAGTCTTCCACAGCTGCTAGTGCTCCTAAGGCTAAGTTTGACCAGCCTGCGGTATTGGGACAGGGAAGAGAGAAGAATAAGGTGAAGGGGGGTATGAGTGGTAAGACTTCCGGTAATTCATCTCAAAGGATTCCTCAAGTTGGTAAGGCTAAGATTGAGATCAGTAAAAAGGCTAGAGGAGAAAGGGTCAGATTTGAGAAGGAAAATTCTCATTCCAGCATTGAATCAGATTCTAGAAGCTCCAACTTTTTCTTTACACAGGGTTCAAATGTGAGTAGTAATGGAAAACAGATTGGAAGGTCAGTGAGTTATGACGGGGAAAATAGCGAAGATGCTCATGCAAACGAACAACGATTCGGTGAAGATGTTCAAACTAGTTTTAGCAAGAAGAATGTGGGGGAAGTTGAAGATTTGCAAGATGATTCGGTTGCAGAAAATTCTTGGAGGGCTAAGGATGGAAAAAGTGGGAACAACATGTTCTCAACAGGCCGGGATCCACTAGTTCAATCCATGCTTAGTCTGCAGTCTGTACAAGAAGCACTTGAAAAAG AAGTTCAGAAATTAGCAGAGATTAGGAAGGAGCCTATATTGGCTGCTAGTTCGATGGAGGGTGGTTCCGACTTTGCTAGTACAGGAATTCAAGAACCTTACCTATCTAGCCAGTTAACTTCTGAAAAACCTACACAATTGGATGTTGATTCCTTGCAGGCGAAGGTTTTGAGCCTGGAGCAGAATGTGAAAATTCTGGAAAGCAAACTGGATGAGTCCAAGAATTTACTTGTATCGAAAGAAATCAAGGTAGCCGAACTCAAAGCCACCATTAACAGCACCGAGTTTCTGAAGGATGAATCAGGTAGCACAACAGATTTACAGGAGAAAAGGCATAGACAGATAGAAGAAGAGATGGAGGGCATGTTTAAGCAAAGGATTGAAGCTGAAATCGAGTTTTTGACGATTTCAATGGCAACACAGAATTTAAAGGTGGTTGCAGAAAAGCAAACAACACTCTTTGAAGAACAGAAAAGCATTGCAGAGGAACAAGCCCAGATGCTAAACAAGCTCGGAAATGCTGAAATAAAAGCTGCAAAGCTAGAGAAACAAGCACACGAATTAGAAAACCATTGTGGTGATATTTTAGAGATCGAAGAGGTTTCAGTTACTCGGAGGAAAGTATATAAGGTTACATGGTGTGTTTGTACACAATTAATATTGCTCGTTTTAGTTCTTTGGCAGTTTGTTTTGGAGTTAGCGCCTCCTCCCGAGGCGGTTGTGCCcacctaa
- the LOC115725676 gene encoding uncharacterized protein LOC115725676, which produces MRKLSFHEKKLLKKVNFLEWKSEGGHRESHVMQRYHVTGRDDYKKYSGLCRMVHKLVNVLMKMDGRDPFRIQMTDMLLEKMYNIGVIPSRQSLALCERLTVSAFCRRRLSTILVRLKFAEHLKEAVTYIEQGHIRVGPDTITDPAFLVTRNMEDFITWVDSSKIKRKVLEYNDKLDDYDAMN; this is translated from the exons ATGAGAAAGCTAAGTTTCCACGAGAAAAAGCTACTGAAGAAAGTCAACTTCTTGGAATGGAAGAGCGAAGGAGGTCACAGAGAGTCTCATGTAATGCAGCGCTACCATGTTACTGGTCGTGACGATTATAAGAA GTATTCGGGTTTGTGTCGGATGGTGCATAAATTGGTAAACGTATTGATGAAGATGGATGGAAGAGACCCTTTTCGTATTCAGATGACTGATATGCTCTTGGAGAAGAT GTACAACATTGGTGTGATACCATCTAGGCAAAGCTTGGCTTTGTGCGAGCGCTTAACTGTCTCTGCTTTCTGCAG ACGAAGGCTTTCGACAATTCTGGTGCGGTTGAAGTTTGCCGAGCACTTGAAGGAGGCTGTGACATACATCGAGCAAGGGCATATACGAGTCGGTCCAGACACTATCACCGATCCAGCGTTCCTTGTGACAAGGAATATGGAAGATTTCATTACATGGGTCGATTCATCTAAGATAAAGAGGAAGGTGTTGGAATACAATGACAAGTTGGATGACTACGACGCAATGAACTGA